A genomic region of Chryseobacterium sp. KACC 21268 contains the following coding sequences:
- a CDS encoding zinc-binding alcohol dehydrogenase family protein has protein sequence MKAIILDDNNQLKDETVTLRPINPDEVRIKIIASGFNPIDYQMRENEHEKKYLFSNILGREGSGIIVETGENVSGLKIDDEVFFVCGSMGSNGTYAEEIILTQGIVAKKPTSISFEEAAGLPSIGITALQIFNRVDWNQIESVLITGASGGVGNFVLRLILGNLNKKMVVTAGNQESIQQLINLGLNENQIISYKQDDLAEKILEINQNQKFDLVIDAVGHQLSEISADVLKANGIYANVTHFITSKANDSLFGIGATILNISNFIYAKEKNYNHFRTSLNQIKQYIDDGQVKPLPIKIVGGLSSETAEKAQQLLKNNQTQGKKLIMQNQE, from the coding sequence ATGAAAGCTATTATTCTAGACGACAACAATCAGCTTAAAGACGAAACCGTCACGCTAAGACCAATAAATCCAGATGAAGTCCGAATCAAAATCATCGCGTCCGGCTTCAATCCCATCGATTATCAGATGAGGGAAAATGAACACGAAAAGAAATATTTGTTTTCGAATATCCTTGGAAGAGAAGGTTCCGGAATCATCGTCGAAACTGGAGAAAATGTAAGCGGTTTGAAGATTGATGACGAAGTTTTTTTTGTTTGCGGAAGTATGGGAAGCAACGGAACTTATGCTGAAGAAATTATTTTGACTCAAGGCATTGTTGCTAAAAAACCAACTTCAATCAGTTTTGAAGAAGCAGCTGGTCTGCCTTCTATCGGAATTACAGCTTTACAAATTTTCAATCGTGTTGATTGGAATCAAATAGAAAGTGTTCTTATAACTGGAGCTTCCGGCGGCGTTGGAAATTTTGTTTTGAGATTGATTTTAGGAAATTTAAATAAGAAGATGGTTGTCACAGCAGGAAATCAAGAAAGTATTCAGCAATTGATTAATCTTGGTCTTAATGAAAATCAAATCATCAGTTACAAGCAAGATGATTTAGCTGAGAAGATTTTAGAAATCAATCAAAATCAAAAATTCGATTTGGTCATCGATGCAGTTGGACATCAATTATCAGAAATCTCCGCCGACGTTTTGAAAGCTAATGGGATTTATGCCAACGTTACCCATTTTATAACTTCAAAAGCCAACGATTCACTCTTCGGAATTGGCGCAACAATTCTCAACATTTCAAATTTTATTTATGCAAAAGAGAAAAATTACAATCATTTCAGAACATCTCTCAATCAAATCAAACAATACATCGACGATGGACAAGTCAAACCTTTACCAATCAAAATTGTAGGCGGACTTTCCTCTGAAACTGCTGAAAAAGCGCAACAATTATTGAAGAATAATCAAACGCAAGGCAAAAAATTAATAATGCAAAATCAAGAATAA
- a CDS encoding helix-turn-helix domain-containing protein → MSKIVVNNIEREATCGEELMAMRDCLDILGGKWKLMILRYLTNREHQKLHFKKLQREINGISAKMLSKELKELETNLLITRTVEDDTQIMVFYAITEYGKSVTPLTENLVQWGIKHRKKIIEG, encoded by the coding sequence ATGAGTAAAATTGTTGTAAATAATATAGAAAGAGAAGCAACTTGCGGTGAAGAACTGATGGCGATGAGAGATTGTCTGGATATTCTGGGCGGCAAGTGGAAGCTGATGATATTGAGATACTTGACCAATCGGGAACATCAAAAGTTGCATTTCAAAAAACTTCAACGCGAAATTAATGGAATCTCTGCCAAGATGCTCAGTAAGGAATTGAAAGAATTGGAAACCAATCTTCTCATCACCAGAACTGTCGAAGATGACACGCAAATAATGGTTTTCTACGCCATTACGGAATACGGTAAAAGCGTCACGCCACTTACAGAAAATCTCGTCCAATGGGGAATCAAACACAGAAAGAAGATTATTGAAGGTTAA
- a CDS encoding LemA family protein, producing MRGKGCLVVGVALLVIAALVFFWGSGRYNSMVQANNDVLEKWANVETVYQKRANLIPNLERTVKSYAKFEQETLTQVVEARAKATSVNVDPTNMTEADMAKFQQAQSQLSGALGKLLVVVEKYPDLKADQQYINFQREYTAIENSIRSETVYYNGSVKGFNNLVESFPGNIVAAFFPKFQPKPTFKATEGAQNAPSVFSE from the coding sequence ATGAGAGGTAAAGGTTGCCTGGTTGTCGGTGTCGCATTATTGGTCATCGCAGCATTAGTTTTCTTTTGGGGATCTGGAAGATACAATTCTATGGTTCAAGCGAATAATGACGTTCTGGAAAAATGGGCGAATGTAGAGACCGTTTATCAGAAACGTGCGAACTTGATCCCGAATCTTGAAAGAACGGTAAAATCTTACGCAAAATTTGAGCAGGAAACATTGACTCAAGTGGTAGAAGCGAGAGCAAAAGCAACTTCTGTGAATGTGGACCCAACAAATATGACAGAAGCGGATATGGCAAAATTCCAGCAGGCTCAAAGCCAATTGAGTGGTGCGCTAGGAAAATTATTGGTCGTGGTTGAGAAATATCCTGACCTGAAAGCTGATCAGCAATATATCAATTTCCAAAGAGAATATACGGCGATTGAGAACAGCATTCGTTCAGAAACCGTTTACTACAATGGTTCTGTGAAAGGCTTCAACAATTTGGTTGAAAGTTTTCCTGGAAATATCGTAGCGGCATTTTTTCCAAAATTCCAACCTAAACCAACATTCAAAGCAACAGAAGGCGCACAAAATGCACCAAGTGTTTTCTCAGAATAA
- a CDS encoding cupin domain-containing protein, with product MSNIKAIPRRIITGTKDGKSYIEKDEIVTNVSEHFKGLIISDVWQTSKTPASFEQEKPIENSAIPSVIKNGTYFRYVQIPPDKQLGIEAPAGQPHPLMHQTKSLDYIIILSGEIFLITDTDETLLQAGDIVIQTGTNHAWSNRSDENCIQLAVLIDAE from the coding sequence ATGAGCAACATCAAAGCAATTCCAAGACGAATCATCACCGGAACGAAAGATGGAAAATCTTACATCGAAAAAGACGAAATCGTCACCAATGTCTCAGAACATTTTAAAGGATTAATCATTTCTGACGTTTGGCAAACCAGCAAAACGCCTGCAAGTTTTGAACAGGAAAAACCAATAGAAAATTCCGCAATTCCAAGTGTCATTAAAAATGGAACTTATTTCCGCTACGTTCAGATTCCACCAGATAAGCAACTAGGAATCGAAGCGCCTGCGGGACAACCTCATCCGCTGATGCATCAAACCAAAAGTCTGGATTACATCATTATTTTGTCGGGAGAAATTTTTCTAATCACCGACACAGATGAAACGCTTTTGCAAGCTGGCGACATTGTTATTCAGACCGGAACGAATCACGCTTGGAGTAATCGTTCTGATGAAAACTGTATCCAATTGGCAGTTTTGATTGATGCTGAATAA
- a CDS encoding TPM domain-containing protein — MISASLKRYTFALFLIFGLFIKAQLVPEKPVVLYPVYDKANLLSESEKEALNQKLIKFSDSTSTEIEVIILPTTNGEDVNYLATMYGEKWGIGQKGVDNGVVFLIATEDRTMSIQQGRAVEQYLTASVAGQILDYLVTPSFKKGEWYNGIDRGTSAIMEAVQGKFKPIVKKQNKDGGISIGSLVLIVIIIIILISIMTKNNRGNDDDDDYTLSRKGSRRYGGGFFPFPGSFGGGGFGGGSSGGGGFGGFGGGGSFGGGGASGGW, encoded by the coding sequence ATGATATCAGCTTCTCTTAAACGATATACATTCGCATTATTCCTGATCTTTGGTTTGTTTATCAAAGCTCAGCTTGTGCCCGAGAAACCTGTGGTACTTTATCCAGTTTATGATAAAGCCAATTTGCTTTCGGAAAGTGAAAAGGAGGCGCTCAATCAAAAATTGATCAAATTTTCTGATTCCACTTCTACAGAGATCGAAGTTATCATTCTTCCAACCACCAATGGCGAAGATGTCAATTATCTTGCGACAATGTATGGAGAGAAATGGGGAATCGGACAAAAAGGTGTTGATAACGGTGTCGTCTTTTTAATTGCCACGGAAGACCGCACAATGTCTATTCAGCAAGGTCGAGCTGTTGAACAATATTTGACAGCTTCGGTTGCCGGACAGATCTTGGATTATCTCGTAACACCAAGTTTCAAAAAAGGCGAATGGTACAATGGCATAGACCGTGGAACTTCCGCAATAATGGAAGCTGTTCAGGGGAAATTCAAACCAATTGTCAAGAAACAGAACAAAGATGGCGGTATCAGTATTGGCTCGCTTGTGTTGATTGTCATTATTATCATTATTTTAATCAGCATAATGACCAAGAATAACCGAGGTAACGATGACGACGATGATTACACGCTTTCCAGAAAAGGTAGCCGAAGATACGGCGGCGGATTCTTCCCATTCCCAGGCAGTTTCGGCGGCGGTGGATTTGGTGGCGGAAGCAGCGGTGGCGGCGGTTTCGGTGGATTTGGCGGCGGCGGAAGTTTTGGCGGCGGCGGTGCTTCTGGAGGCTGGTAA
- a CDS encoding NAD(P)H-dependent oxidoreductase — protein MKKTLVLFAHPYFEHSTTNVRLLECYENMPNVTFRDLYEDYPDFHIQPFRERKRIVEYERIIFHFPIIWFGLPPLLKLWIDEVFDMRWISEGQQNILSGKDAIIITSVGGSEGNYTREGKYKTTAESLLTGLQVSLDINNIELKKTHIIYNADNLDEKQLDVFCAELAAILKLE, from the coding sequence TTGAAAAAAACATTGGTACTTTTTGCACATCCTTATTTTGAACATTCTACTACAAATGTTAGATTGTTAGAATGTTATGAGAATATGCCAAACGTTACTTTCAGAGATCTTTATGAGGATTATCCCGATTTTCACATTCAGCCGTTTCGCGAGAGAAAGAGGATTGTAGAGTATGAGAGAATCATTTTTCACTTTCCAATCATTTGGTTTGGATTGCCGCCATTGCTGAAACTTTGGATAGATGAGGTTTTTGATATGCGCTGGATCTCGGAAGGACAACAGAATATTTTGTCCGGAAAAGATGCAATCATCATTACAAGTGTTGGTGGAAGCGAAGGAAACTACACCAGAGAAGGAAAATATAAAACGACTGCAGAAAGCCTCCTCACAGGTCTCCAGGTTTCTTTGGATATTAATAATATAGAACTCAAAAAAACGCACATCATTTACAACGCAGATAATCTGGATGAGAAACAGTTGGATGTTTTTTGTGCAGAATTGGCAGCAATATTAAAATTAGAATGA
- a CDS encoding TPM domain-containing protein: MMNHFLTNTEMASLVEAIKIAEDHSSGEIRVHIDSTSETNFAEKAFGIFKSLDMHLTKERNAVLFYVNFEQHYLTIIGDEGIHKKVRQSFWDTIHDEITAEFAKENYYNGLKQAILKTGFELKKYFPVIGENINELSNDISFS, from the coding sequence ATAATGAATCATTTTCTTACAAATACAGAGATGGCTTCCCTCGTGGAAGCCATCAAAATAGCTGAAGATCACTCCTCGGGAGAAATTCGTGTGCATATCGATTCGACCTCCGAAACCAATTTTGCAGAGAAGGCTTTTGGCATCTTCAAATCTTTAGATATGCATTTGACCAAGGAAAGAAATGCCGTTCTATTCTATGTGAATTTTGAACAGCATTACCTCACGATCATTGGCGACGAAGGCATTCATAAAAAAGTGAGACAATCTTTTTGGGACACGATCCACGATGAGATCACAGCTGAGTTTGCTAAAGAAAATTATTACAACGGACTGAAACAAGCCATCCTGAAAACAGGCTTCGAACTGAAAAAATATTTCCCTGTAATTGGGGAAAATATCAATGAACTATCCAATGATATCAGCTTCTCTTAA